One segment of Formicincola oecophyllae DNA contains the following:
- a CDS encoding DarT1-associated NADAR antitoxin family protein, with protein MVQRTVYRAAMFDDGERDLGVAGFLVRPVVLSFEWQGWQSPEEKRANVAALHKVAREQGIERILEISTKSPDPLGAVLSPFNLRCWVESAMGLLETSFESLWNGSKLYEGKGPFGTGPFPELYQMAPWESLKDQRNSARVNGLPCGVEVEGRRYPVVAGYDYLYCLVAAPALTGPQWRALESCQGFTEITLAPEASLTCQAGTVALMLALHRRGLLSTALESFERFVTVVTAHEPTRYLPQTRLSGVAHHLDSVVGKAKGAESQPDLFSFS; from the coding sequence ATGGTTCAAAGAACGGTTTACCGTGCCGCCATGTTTGATGACGGTGAGCGTGACCTGGGGGTGGCAGGTTTTCTGGTCAGGCCAGTGGTGCTGTCTTTTGAATGGCAGGGCTGGCAAAGCCCTGAAGAGAAACGCGCCAATGTCGCTGCCCTTCACAAAGTTGCACGTGAGCAAGGCATAGAACGCATTCTGGAGATCTCCACCAAAAGCCCTGACCCCCTCGGTGCTGTTTTAAGCCCATTCAATCTGCGTTGCTGGGTGGAAAGCGCCATGGGCCTTTTGGAAACCAGCTTTGAAAGCCTCTGGAATGGTAGCAAGCTTTATGAAGGCAAGGGGCCTTTTGGCACTGGGCCCTTCCCTGAGCTTTACCAAATGGCGCCTTGGGAATCCTTGAAGGATCAGCGCAACAGCGCACGCGTGAACGGCTTGCCTTGTGGTGTGGAAGTGGAAGGCCGCCGCTACCCTGTAGTGGCAGGTTATGATTACCTTTACTGCCTAGTGGCAGCGCCAGCTTTGACAGGGCCACAATGGCGTGCGTTGGAAAGCTGCCAAGGATTCACGGAAATAACCTTGGCCCCTGAAGCTTCCCTGACCTGCCAAGCAGGCACAGTGGCGCTTATGCTGGCTTTGCACAGGCGTGGGTTGCTCAGCACAGCTTTGGAGAGCTTTGAGCGTTTCGTCACGGTTGTGACGGCCCATGAACCAACCCGTTATCTGCCCCAAACGCGCCTTTCAGGGGTGGCACACCATTTGGACAGCGTGGTGGGAAAGGCCAAAGGCGCTGAAAGTCAACCTGACCTGTTTAGCTTCAGCTGA
- the fdnG gene encoding formate dehydrogenase-N subunit alpha has product MKLGRRQFLRGTGTCVAGAGAVAMGFTPPFAHALETRQYKLLRAKQTRNNCCYCSVGCGLLMYGMGDGAINAKASIFHIEGDPDHPVNRGSLCPKGAGLIDFIHSKTRITKPAYRAPGATEWQDITWDKACKRIARLLKDDRDKNFVERNEKGQLVNRWLTTGMLGSSAASSETGTITWKFARALSMLCFDNQARTCHGPTVAALGSTFGRGSMSNNWVDIRNADMVLVYGGNAAEAHPVGFKWAVQARLRNKAPIVVVDPRFNRTAAVADFYAPIRAGSDGAFLLGIMRYLLDHDKIQHDYVRDYTNASFIVRPDYEFSEGLFSGWQGPGKYWQDTYDKTSWNYVLDKHGYALRDETFQNPRCVINLLKKHVERFTPDVVSEICGTPKKDFLTVCEAIASCSAPDKTMTWLYALGFTHHTNGTQIIRGCAMIQLLLGNMGMPGGGVNALRGHSNIQGFTDLGLLSLRLPGYMNLPPDHQQDLQSYLTEHTLEPEMPFQVDLWQNFPAYFVSLMKTLWGDKAQKSNNWGYDWLPKWDQSYDLLAVMNMMGEGKLNGYIAQGFNPLGSSPDKNETTRALSKLKFLVTLDPLNTETANFWKHTGEYNDVPTADIKTEVFRLPTTCFAEEYGSIVNSARWLQWHWKGADAPGEAWGDMKILSRILHELRALYRKEGGPGAASVLNMQWNYQDPLEPTPEEVAKENNGYALEDIRDAHGNLLLKRGQLLPDSLHFRADGSTSSFNWVFAGSWTEAGNQMARRDNADTGWGCTPGWAWAWPDNCRVLYNRACADPMGKAWDPRKQYIFWDGEKWTGADAADYPVNQPPGPNAPGPFIDLAEGVGRLFTCKSLVDGPFPEHYEPMETPLEKLPYPTKTMHDPAVRLYEQAKARMGSPKDFPYVATTYSITELFRTWTKHARINAILQPQQFIEVSEELAKSLGIAPGDQVKVTSHRGYIKGIAVVTKRMGKLNVMGKALYQIGVPSNWGFIGATKPGFLSNTLTPAVGDANTQTPEFKAFLVNIEKSGPGNAALAKKEGV; this is encoded by the coding sequence ATGAAACTTGGGCGCAGGCAATTTCTCCGTGGCACCGGAACATGCGTGGCAGGCGCTGGAGCAGTGGCAATGGGGTTCACGCCGCCTTTCGCCCATGCCCTTGAAACCCGCCAGTACAAGCTTCTGCGCGCCAAGCAGACACGCAATAACTGCTGCTACTGCTCAGTTGGCTGCGGCCTGCTGATGTATGGCATGGGCGATGGTGCTATCAACGCCAAGGCGTCCATTTTCCATATCGAAGGCGACCCTGACCACCCCGTCAACCGTGGCTCCCTTTGCCCCAAAGGCGCTGGGCTGATTGACTTCATCCACAGTAAAACCCGCATCACCAAGCCAGCTTACCGCGCCCCTGGCGCTACGGAATGGCAGGACATCACGTGGGACAAAGCCTGCAAGCGCATTGCACGCCTGCTCAAGGACGACCGCGACAAGAACTTCGTTGAGCGCAACGAAAAGGGCCAGCTGGTCAACCGCTGGCTGACCACGGGCATGTTGGGCTCCTCCGCTGCCTCCAGCGAAACAGGCACCATCACCTGGAAGTTCGCGCGCGCCCTCTCCATGCTGTGTTTCGACAACCAGGCGCGAACCTGCCACGGCCCCACTGTGGCAGCGCTTGGTTCCACCTTCGGGCGCGGTTCCATGTCCAACAACTGGGTGGACATCCGCAATGCCGACATGGTGCTGGTGTATGGCGGCAATGCCGCTGAAGCCCACCCGGTTGGCTTTAAATGGGCTGTGCAGGCGCGCCTGCGCAACAAGGCTCCCATCGTTGTGGTGGATCCGCGCTTCAACCGCACAGCGGCTGTGGCAGACTTCTACGCCCCCATCCGCGCAGGCTCTGACGGCGCCTTCCTGCTGGGAATTATGCGCTACTTGCTGGACCACGACAAAATCCAGCATGATTATGTGCGCGACTACACCAACGCCTCCTTCATTGTGCGGCCAGACTACGAATTCTCTGAAGGGCTATTCAGCGGCTGGCAGGGGCCTGGCAAATACTGGCAGGACACCTACGACAAAACCTCCTGGAACTATGTTTTGGACAAGCACGGCTACGCCCTGCGTGACGAGACGTTCCAGAATCCGCGCTGCGTTATCAACCTGCTGAAAAAGCATGTGGAACGCTTCACCCCCGATGTAGTCTCCGAGATCTGCGGCACACCCAAGAAGGACTTCCTGACGGTGTGCGAGGCCATCGCCAGCTGCTCTGCCCCTGACAAGACCATGACATGGCTTTACGCGCTGGGCTTCACCCACCACACCAACGGCACGCAGATCATTCGCGGCTGCGCCATGATCCAGCTGCTGCTGGGCAACATGGGTATGCCTGGCGGCGGGGTGAATGCTCTGCGCGGGCATTCCAACATCCAGGGCTTCACGGATTTGGGGCTGCTCTCGCTGCGCCTGCCTGGCTACATGAACCTGCCCCCAGACCACCAGCAGGACCTGCAGAGCTACCTGACCGAGCACACGCTTGAGCCTGAAATGCCCTTCCAGGTGGATCTGTGGCAGAACTTCCCAGCCTACTTCGTCTCCCTGATGAAAACGCTGTGGGGCGACAAGGCCCAGAAATCTAACAACTGGGGCTATGACTGGCTGCCGAAATGGGACCAGTCCTACGACCTGCTGGCCGTGATGAACATGATGGGCGAAGGCAAGCTGAACGGCTACATCGCCCAAGGCTTCAACCCTCTTGGCTCCTCCCCCGACAAAAACGAGACCACGCGCGCGCTTTCCAAGCTCAAATTCCTCGTCACCCTCGACCCGCTCAACACGGAGACGGCGAACTTCTGGAAGCACACGGGCGAATACAACGACGTGCCGACAGCGGACATCAAAACAGAGGTGTTCCGCCTGCCCACCACCTGCTTCGCTGAGGAGTATGGCTCCATCGTGAATTCAGCCCGCTGGCTGCAGTGGCACTGGAAAGGCGCGGACGCCCCTGGCGAGGCCTGGGGAGACATGAAGATCCTCTCGCGCATTCTCCATGAACTGCGCGCGCTCTACCGCAAGGAAGGGGGGCCCGGGGCGGCTTCCGTCCTCAACATGCAGTGGAACTACCAGGACCCGCTGGAGCCCACGCCTGAGGAAGTGGCCAAGGAAAACAACGGCTACGCTTTGGAGGACATTAGAGACGCCCACGGCAACCTCCTCCTCAAGCGTGGGCAGCTTTTGCCGGATTCGCTGCATTTCCGCGCTGACGGCAGCACCAGTTCCTTCAACTGGGTGTTCGCTGGCTCCTGGACGGAAGCCGGCAACCAAATGGCGCGCCGCGACAACGCTGACACAGGCTGGGGCTGCACCCCAGGTTGGGCGTGGGCGTGGCCGGACAATTGCCGCGTCCTCTACAACCGTGCCTGCGCCGACCCCATGGGCAAGGCTTGGGACCCCCGCAAGCAATACATTTTCTGGGATGGCGAGAAATGGACAGGCGCTGATGCGGCCGATTACCCCGTCAACCAGCCCCCTGGCCCCAACGCCCCTGGACCCTTCATTGACCTGGCTGAGGGCGTGGGCAGGCTGTTCACGTGCAAATCATTGGTGGATGGCCCCTTCCCTGAGCATTACGAGCCCATGGAAACCCCATTGGAGAAGCTGCCCTACCCCACCAAGACCATGCATGACCCGGCCGTTCGTCTCTATGAGCAGGCCAAGGCCCGCATGGGCAGCCCGAAGGACTTCCCCTATGTGGCGACCACCTACTCCATCACTGAGTTGTTCCGCACCTGGACGAAACATGCGCGCATCAACGCCATCCTCCAGCCGCAGCAATTCATTGAGGTGAGCGAGGAGCTCGCCAAGAGCCTGGGCATCGCGCCTGGCGACCAAGTGAAGGTCACTTCCCACCGCGGGTACATCAAGGGCATCGCCGTGGTGACCAAACGCATGGGCAAGCTCAACGTCATGGGCAAGGCCCTTTACCAAATTGGCGTGCCTTCCAACTGGGGCTTCATCGGCGCCACTAAGCCTGGCTTCCTCAGCAACACCCTGACGCCAGCGGTGGGTGACGCTAACACCCAAACGCCTGAATTCAAGGCGTTCCTGGTCAACATTGAGAAATCAGGCCCTGGCAACGCAGCCCTGGCCAAAAAGGAGGGCGTGTGA
- the fdxH gene encoding formate dehydrogenase subunit beta, which translates to MTLQSQDVIRISATNSLTPGPDARHFEERVTKLIDVSICTGCKACQSACDEWNNLRDKVGVNDGTYNDPFDLSAETWTVIRFDEHVDENGKLEWLMRKDGCMHCEEPGCLKACPSPGAIVQFANGIVDFESEHCIGCGYCMIGCPFKIPHVSEKDNHSYKCTLCSDRVAVGQEPACAKTCTTGAISFGQRQDMLNLAEERVAGLKARGFPNAGVYNPPGVGGTHVVYVLQHADQPEIYHGLPKNPTISPVVLGWKDWLRPLGALGFLGTIAAFGAHYLAVGPNTDAHAAPIATETEDKLKREEGVVDEADDAWEERVLDHWQDVANEDAAKAQQAERHSQDDDHDHGKGGK; encoded by the coding sequence ATGACGCTGCAATCCCAAGACGTTATCCGCATTTCGGCAACCAATTCCCTGACCCCAGGTCCAGATGCGCGCCATTTTGAGGAGCGCGTCACCAAGCTCATTGACGTTTCCATCTGCACGGGCTGCAAAGCCTGCCAGAGCGCCTGTGACGAATGGAACAACCTCCGTGACAAGGTTGGCGTCAATGACGGCACCTACAATGACCCGTTTGACCTTTCGGCTGAGACGTGGACCGTCATCCGCTTTGATGAGCATGTCGATGAAAACGGCAAGCTTGAGTGGCTCATGCGCAAGGATGGCTGCATGCACTGCGAGGAGCCAGGCTGCTTGAAGGCCTGCCCCTCCCCAGGCGCTATTGTGCAGTTCGCCAACGGCATCGTTGATTTTGAATCAGAACACTGCATTGGCTGCGGCTATTGCATGATTGGCTGTCCGTTCAAAATCCCGCATGTGAGCGAGAAGGACAACCATTCCTACAAATGCACCCTCTGTTCTGACCGCGTGGCGGTTGGGCAGGAACCTGCCTGCGCCAAAACCTGCACTACAGGCGCCATTTCATTTGGTCAGCGCCAAGACATGCTGAATCTGGCTGAGGAACGCGTAGCGGGCCTCAAAGCACGTGGCTTCCCCAATGCTGGCGTCTACAATCCGCCAGGGGTGGGGGGGACGCATGTGGTTTACGTCCTCCAACATGCGGACCAGCCTGAAATTTACCATGGCTTGCCCAAGAACCCCACCATCAGCCCTGTTGTGCTGGGTTGGAAAGACTGGCTGCGCCCGCTTGGCGCACTGGGCTTCCTGGGCACCATAGCAGCCTTTGGCGCCCATTACCTGGCCGTTGGCCCCAACACGGACGCCCACGCAGCGCCCATCGCCACGGAAACTGAAGACAAGCTCAAGCGTGAGGAAGGCGTGGTGGATGAAGCTGACGACGCCTGGGAGGAACGCGTCCTTGACCATTGGCAGGATGTCGCCAATGAGGACGCTGCCAAAGCCCAGCAGGCTGAACGCCATTCCCAAGACGATGACCACGACCACGGCAAAGGGGGGAAATGA